CGCACCACTCCGATATACGGAAGGTTCCGGTACTTCTGCCGGTAATCCAGGCCATAGCCCACGACAAACTTGTCCGGTATCTCAAAGCCGATGTACTTCAAATCCATTTCGATGATCCGCCGGGCGCGGCGATCCAGCAGCGCACACACTTCCAGAGACTTTGGATTGCGTCCGCCCAGCGTCCGCAGCAGATACTTCAGGGTGAATCCTGTATCGACGATGTCTTCGATCAGGAGCACATCCTTGCCGGCAATATTTTCTTCGAGGTCTTTGGTGATCCGGACGACGCCTTCGCTGTCCTCGCCGTAGCTCGAGATCGAAAGAAAATCCATCGCCAGGGAGAGGCCGATCTGGCGCGCCAAATCGGTTGCGAAAAAAACCGATCCTCTCAGGATTGAAACAAGGACGAGCCTTGAATCCTTGTAGTCGCTTGTAATCTCCGCTGCCAGGGCCCGGACACGCGCCTGAATCTGTTCTTCGGTAAACAGAATCTCGGCGGCTTCTTGCGGCATCAGTTGATCTTGACACAGAAGGCAGAAGTGCTAGACTTAAATCAGGTCCCGAGAGATTTGGAGTTCAGCCGAAAGTCGTACTCGAAAAGGCGGAACAGGCTGTCGTCGACGTACCGTAGCAAGTACTGAGACGGTTTGTTACTGGGTTTCTCAGCACGCGGAAACGCGGGCAGCTTTAGCGGCAGTGGGCGCCAGTTCACGGTCGAGAGAGTCAAAGCAACCCAAGAAAACGGCGATTCGAGATGGGCATCCGCCGCACGGTGGATTCGGCCGGACGAAGGGTCACTCGGGGCCTTTTAAATTTACGCCGCTCCGCTGCCGTTTTCTTCCTCTTCTTCCTGTTCCTGACCCAAGCCATACTTCCAGATCAAGTTCCTGTAATCGCGCTCGTACAGGATCTTGATATTCACGTCCGGATACAGCTCCCGCAGGAGCCGCACTTTACGATTCTTTTTCGTAACCAGGCTTTGTTTCATCGTCGTCAGCTCGATGAAGAGGTCCAGGTCCGGAAGATAAAAGTCCGGGCTAAAGGCCTTCAGCACGTTGCGATTTTCGTCCCATTCGATCGGAAAGGTCCGGGGTTCGTACTCCCAGCGGATGCGGTAAAAATCCATAACCCTGGCGAACTCCCGTTCGCTGGGATGGGCAAATTCCGGCAGCTTGCTTTCGACGGGCTCCAGATCCGCCAGCTGCGCCACATCCAGCTTCGTCGTGAGGATTTCTTCGCGCAGTTGCGCCGGCAAATGCACGGCGGTTGCTTCGATTCCTTTGGCCTGGGCCGCTTTCGCTATGATTTCAACGGCAACCTCATTGGAGAAGTGGTCGATGT
This genomic window from Terriglobia bacterium contains:
- the hpt gene encoding hypoxanthine phosphoribosyltransferase, encoding MPQEAAEILFTEEQIQARVRALAAEITSDYKDSRLVLVSILRGSVFFATDLARQIGLSLAMDFLSISSYGEDSEGVVRITKDLEENIAGKDVLLIEDIVDTGFTLKYLLRTLGGRNPKSLEVCALLDRRARRIIEMDLKYIGFEIPDKFVVGYGLDYRQKYRNLPYIGVVRP
- a CDS encoding cytidylate kinase family protein, whose translation is MAIITISRLTGSGGREIAAAAAQALKFQFIDRKAMDAVIDQQFPVRTEQLSRLKRDRKVYDEMVRSAIAEIAAAHNVVILGSGGQFLFSRVAASLHVQIVAPLPYRIARVMRTAQADRAQAETIIADRDREKESFLKTLYGKDWRDPAHYDLVLNIDHFSNEVAVEIIAKAAQAKGIEATAVHLPAQLREEILTTKLDVAQLADLEPVESKLPEFAHPSEREFARVMDFYRIRWEYEPRTFPIEWDENRNVLKAFSPDFYLPDLDLFIELTTMKQSLVTKKNRKVRLLRELYPDVNIKILYERDYRNLIWKYGLGQEQEEEEENGSGAA